One part of the Cottoperca gobio chromosome 14, fCotGob3.1, whole genome shotgun sequence genome encodes these proteins:
- the LOC115018690 gene encoding RING finger protein 145-like gives MAVKDRVESVLNVGLRVPSIMLLDVLYRWDVSSFFQKIQRSSLSNNPLFQYKYLALYLHYVGYILSLVLLTLPRQHLVKLYLYVLTALLLFAGHQVSRDYVRSELESGHEGPVYLEPLSMNRFTTALIGQLVVCTLCSYVMQTKRIWLFSAHLLPLVARLCLVPLETIVFINKFSMIFTGLEVIYFLASNLLVPYNLAKTAYRELAQVVEVYGLLALGMSLWNQLVLPVLFMCFWLLLFALQIYSYFSSRDQPTSRERLLFLFLTSIAECCSTPYSLLGLVFTVSFIALGVLTLCKFYLQGYRAFMNDNTMHRGMTEGITLLILAVQTGLIELQVIHRAFLLSIILFIVVASILQSMLEIADPIVLALGASRDKSLWKHFRAVSLCLFLLIFPAYMAYMICQFFHMDFWLLIIISSSILTSLQVLGTLLIYILFMVEEFQKAPVENMDEVIYCVNGTYRLLEFMVAVCVVCYGVSETVFGEWSVMGSTIILVHSYYNVWLRAQLGWQSFLLRRDAVNKIKSLPTASSTQLEQYNDICAICYQDMNNAVITPCSHFFHAGCLKKWLYVQETCPLCHSQLKSQSPTTNQEAPAANQSPAGQEEATAHKQQNDNALPDGGKEEGTGEQEGGSGSAMSAGETASSSSSSSSSSSSSSGVPSTPQHLAKTPLSSLSSSSSSFPSPLVTESQNQLLTDHPSSSSSSSSDTLDTHPSPPSFSQTSSSLAQTEVSPAEPGPHLNPGFLLDSQESPAGPSSQLDQLTSPSEEQSPPPRSL, from the exons ATGGCAGTGAAGGACCGTGTAGAGTCGGTGCTCAATGTGGGTCTGCGTGTTCCCAGCATCATGCTGCTGGATGTCCTGTACCGCTGGGACGTCAGCTCCTTCTTCCAGAAGATCCAACGCTCCAGCCTCTCCAACAACCCCCTTTTCCAGTACAAATACCTGGCACTCTACCTGCACTACGTAG GTTACATCCTGAGCTTGGTGCTCCTGACTCTGCCTCGTCAGCACCTGGTTAAACTCTACCTGTATGTCCTTACGGCCTTGCTGCTGTTTGCTGGTCACCAAGTctcaag GGATTATGTCCGCAGTGAACTGGAGTCTGGCCATGAAGGGCCTGTCTACTTGGAACCTCTCTCCATGAACAGATTCACCACTGCACTCatag GTCAGCTGGTGGTGTGTACGCTATGTTCATATGTGATGCAGACCAAGAGGATTTGGCTTTTCTCTGCTCACCTTCTCCCTCTGGTGGCCAGACTGTGCCTGGTCCCACTGGAGACCATCGTCTTCATCAATAAGTTCTCCATGATCTTCACAGGCCTGGAGGTCATTTACTTCCTGGCATCCAATTTGTTGGTACCATACAACCTGGCCAAGACAGCCTACAGGGAGCTGGCTCAG GTGGTGGAAGTATACGGGCTGCTAGCTTTGGGTATGTCTCTTTGGAACCAGCTGGTACTTCCAGTTCTCTTCATGTGTTTCTGGCTACTGCTGTTCGCATTGCAGATCTACTCCTACTTCAGCTCCAGAGACCAGCCTACCTCAAGGGAGAGgctccttttcctctttcttacCAG TATTGCAGAATGTTGCAGTACACCGTACTCCCTGCTGGGTCTGGTTTTCACCGTCTCCTTCATTGCTCTGGGAGTTCTCACACTCTGCAAGTTCTACCTGCAAGGTTACAGAGCCTTTATGAATGACAACACCATGCACAG AGGGATGACAGAAGGCATCACCCTGCTGATCCTCGCTGTCCAGACTGGCCTCATCGAGCTTCAAGTCATCCACCGagccttcctcctctccatcatcctcttcatTGTTGTAGCTTCCATCCTGCAGTCCATGCTGGAGATAGCTGACCCCATAGTCCTGGCCCTGGGAGCATCAAGAGacaa GAGTTTGTGGAAACACTTCAGAGcagtctcactgtgtctgttcCTGCTGATATTTCCAGCCTACATGGCCTATATGATCTGTCAGTTCTTCCACATGGACTTCTGGCTActcatcatcatctcctcctccatcctcacgtcactgcag GTCCTCGGCACTCTGCTGATCTACATTCTCTTCATGGTGGAGGAGTTTCAAAAGGCTCCAGTGGAGAACATGGATGAAGTTATCTACTGTGTCAACGGGACGTACAGATTGCTGGAGTTCATG GTTgcggtgtgtgtggtgtgctaCGGCGTGTCGGAGACTGTATTTGGGGAGTGGAGTGTGATGGGCAGCACCATCATCCTGGTCCACTCGTATTATAACGTCTGGCTTAGAGCCCAGCTGGGCTGGCAGAGCTTCCTGCTCAGGAGAGATGCTGTAAACAAGATCAAAAGCCTCCCCACAGCCAGCAGCACACAGCTGGAACAGTACAACGACATCTGTGCTATCTGCTACCAG GACATGAACAATGCTGTGATCACTCCATGCAGTCATTTCTTCCACGCTGGCTGTCTGAAGAAATGGCTTTATGTCCAGGAGACATGCCCCCTCTGTCACTCACAACTCAAGAGCCAATCACCAACCACCAACCAAGAAGcccctgcagccaatcagagccctGCAGGCCAGGAAGAAGCCACAGCCCATAAGCAGCAGAACGATAACGCTCTTCCAGATGGTGGGAAGGAGGAAGGAacaggagagcaggagggaggTAGTGGATCTGCCATGTCAGCTGGAGaaaccgcctcctcctcctcctcctcctcctcctcctcctcctcctcctccggtgTGCCCTCTACTCCCCAGCACCTGGCCAAGACTCctttatcatcattatcatcatcttcttcttcttttccttccccACTTGTGACTGAATCTCAGAACCAGTTGCTCACAGATCATCCTtcttcgtcttcctcctcttcctctgacaCATTGGACACgcacccctctcctccatctttctcccAAACCTCCTCCTCACTGGCCCAGACAGAGGTGAGCCCTGCTGAGCCCGGCCCTCACCTAAACCCAGGCTTCCTATTGGACAGCCAGGAGTCACCTGCTGGTCCGTCGTCACAGCTTGACCAGCTCACTTCCCCTTCTGAGGAACAGTCGCCTCCTCCTCGCAGCCTCTGA